In one Mycobacterium heckeshornense genomic region, the following are encoded:
- a CDS encoding DEAD/DEAH box helicase yields MNAPTQLDRFAAELPFALDDFQQRACTALEHGHGVLVCAPTGAGKTVVGEFAVHLALATGGKCFYTTPLKALSNQKHTDLTARYGRDRIGLLTGDLSVNANAPVVVMTTEVLRNMLYADSPVLQGLSYVVMDEVHFLADRMRGPVWEEVILNLPDEVRLVSLSATVSNAEEFGGWIQTVRGDTTVVVDEHRPVPLWQHMLVGKRLFDLFDYDGDADQLRVSPSLVRHIAHRREATRLADWRPRRQAGRGGIERAGGRRGFYRPPSRPEVVAILDREGLLPAITFVFSRAGCDAAVAQCLRSPLRLTTEKDRARIAEVIDHRCGDLADEDLAVLGYYEWREGLMRGLAAHHAGMLPAFRHTVEELFTAGLVKAVFATETLALGINMPARTVVLERLVKFNGEQHLPLTPGEYTQLTGRAGRRGIDVEGHAVVIWHPDVEPAEVAGLASTRTFPLRSSFAPSYNMTINLVNRMGPKQAHRLLEQSFAQYQADRSVVGLVRGIDRGRRLLDELAAELGGHDAPILDYARLRERISQRERAQARASRAQRRQAANEALASLRRGDIITITHGRRGGLAVVLESDRDSSDPRPLVLTEHRWAGRISSANYPGASAPVGSMTLPKRVEHRQPRVRRDLASALRSAAAGLAAQPARGKRSPRRDSDDGASGDPELMSLREQLRRHPAHHAPGREAQLRVAERYLRIERDNAALQQKVAAATNSLARTFDRIVGLLTERGFIRMLNGDPQVTDDGRLLARIYSESDLLVAECLRTGAWTGLRPAELAAVLSAVLYESRGNEGAGPPQHADAPTAPLRRALARTRQLSTDLRADEQRHRISLSREPDEGFVTAIYRWASTGDLTAALLAADESGTGVSAGDFVRWCRQVLDLLDQVRNAAREPELQATARRAIDDVRRGVVAVDAG; encoded by the coding sequence GCATTTAGCGCTGGCCACCGGCGGCAAATGCTTTTACACCACGCCGCTGAAAGCCCTGAGCAACCAAAAGCACACCGATCTGACCGCACGCTACGGCCGAGATCGCATCGGGTTGCTGACCGGGGACCTGTCGGTCAACGCCAACGCGCCGGTGGTGGTGATGACTACCGAGGTGCTGCGCAACATGCTCTACGCGGACTCTCCTGTGCTGCAAGGGCTTTCGTATGTCGTGATGGACGAGGTGCATTTCCTCGCCGACCGGATGCGCGGCCCGGTGTGGGAAGAGGTGATCCTGAATCTGCCCGACGAGGTGCGGCTGGTGAGCCTGTCGGCGACGGTAAGCAACGCCGAGGAGTTCGGCGGCTGGATCCAAACCGTGCGCGGCGACACCACCGTGGTGGTCGACGAGCATCGGCCGGTGCCGCTGTGGCAGCACATGCTGGTCGGCAAGCGCCTGTTCGACCTGTTCGACTATGACGGCGACGCCGACCAGCTCCGAGTGTCGCCGAGTCTGGTGCGCCACATCGCCCATCGCCGTGAGGCAACCCGGCTCGCCGACTGGCGGCCCCGGCGGCAGGCAGGACGGGGAGGCATCGAACGAGCGGGTGGCCGACGAGGCTTCTACCGGCCGCCCAGTCGCCCGGAAGTCGTCGCGATTTTGGACCGGGAAGGGTTGTTGCCGGCGATCACATTCGTGTTCTCCCGAGCCGGGTGTGACGCCGCGGTCGCACAATGTCTGCGGTCTCCGCTGCGTCTTACCACCGAGAAGGACCGGGCCCGGATCGCCGAGGTCATCGATCACCGCTGCGGCGATCTGGCCGACGAAGACCTCGCCGTGCTCGGTTACTACGAGTGGCGGGAAGGGCTGATGCGCGGCCTGGCCGCCCACCACGCCGGGATGTTGCCGGCGTTCCGGCACACCGTCGAAGAACTGTTCACCGCCGGATTGGTCAAGGCGGTGTTCGCGACCGAGACCCTGGCCCTGGGGATCAATATGCCGGCCCGCACCGTGGTGCTGGAACGGCTGGTGAAGTTCAACGGCGAGCAGCACCTGCCGCTGACACCCGGAGAGTACACGCAGTTGACGGGCCGGGCGGGCCGGCGCGGCATCGACGTCGAGGGCCACGCGGTGGTGATCTGGCACCCGGATGTGGAGCCCGCCGAGGTCGCCGGGCTGGCCTCCACCCGCACGTTCCCGCTGCGCAGCTCGTTTGCACCGTCGTACAACATGACGATCAACCTGGTGAACCGGATGGGTCCCAAGCAGGCGCATCGGTTGCTGGAGCAGTCGTTCGCCCAGTACCAGGCCGACCGCTCGGTGGTTGGCCTCGTCCGCGGCATCGACCGGGGCCGCCGGCTGCTCGACGAGCTCGCGGCCGAACTGGGCGGCCACGATGCCCCGATCCTCGACTATGCCCGGCTGCGGGAACGGATCTCGCAGCGGGAGCGGGCGCAGGCGCGGGCGTCGCGCGCACAGCGCCGGCAGGCGGCCAACGAGGCGCTGGCCTCGCTGCGCCGCGGCGACATCATCACGATCACGCACGGCCGCCGCGGCGGTTTGGCCGTCGTCCTGGAATCCGACCGCGACAGCTCCGATCCGCGGCCGCTGGTGCTCACCGAACACCGCTGGGCGGGCCGTATTTCGTCGGCCAACTACCCGGGCGCATCCGCGCCCGTCGGGTCGATGACATTGCCCAAGCGGGTCGAACACCGTCAGCCCCGGGTGCGCCGCGATTTGGCGTCGGCGCTGCGCTCGGCCGCCGCGGGTCTGGCCGCTCAGCCCGCGCGCGGCAAGCGCAGCCCCCGCCGGGACAGCGACGACGGTGCGTCTGGCGACCCGGAGCTGATGTCCCTGCGCGAGCAGCTGCGCCGCCACCCTGCCCACCATGCGCCCGGCCGGGAAGCCCAGCTGCGGGTCGCCGAGCGCTACCTGCGCATCGAACGCGACAACGCCGCGCTGCAACAAAAAGTGGCCGCGGCCACCAACTCACTGGCCCGCACCTTCGACCGGATTGTCGGGCTGCTCACCGAGCGCGGCTTCATCCGCATGCTCAACGGCGATCCACAGGTCACCGACGACGGCCGGCTGCTGGCCCGAATCTACAGCGAGAGCGACCTTTTGGTCGCCGAATGTCTGCGCACCGGCGCGTGGACGGGTCTGCGGCCCGCGGAGTTAGCGGCGGTGCTGTCGGCGGTGCTCTACGAGTCACGAGGCAACGAGGGCGCCGGCCCGCCGCAGCACGCGGACGCGCCGACCGCGCCGTTGCGGCGCGCGCTGGCTCGCACCCGTCAGTTGTCGACAGACCTGCGCGCCGACGAGCAGCGGCATCGCATCAGCCTGAGCCGCGAACCTGACGAGGGCTTCGTCACCGCCATCTATCGCTGGGCCAGCACCGGCGACCTCACCGCTGCGCTGTTGGCGGCCGACGAGTCAGGTACGGGTGTGTCGGCGGGGGATTTCGTGCGCTGGTGCCGGCAGGTGCTGGACCTGTTAGAC